In the Caenorhabditis elegans chromosome X genome, one interval contains:
- the arr-1 gene encoding Beta-arrestin arr-1 (Confirmed by transcript evidence): protein MVDEDKKSGTRVFKKTSPNGKITTYLGKRDFIDRGDYVDLIDGMVLIDEEYIKDNRKVTAHLLAAFRYGREDLDVLGLTFRKDLISETFQVYPQTDKSISRPLSRLQERLKRKLGANAFPFWFEVAPKSASSVTLQPAPGDTGKPCGVDYELKTFVAVTDGSSGEKPKKSALSNTVRLAIRKLTYAPFESRPQPMVDVSKYFMMSSGLLHMEVSLDKEMYYHGESISVNVHIQNNSNKTVKKLKIYIIQVADICLFTTASYSCEVARIESNEGFPVGPGGTLSKVFAVCPLLSNNKDKRGLALDGQLKHEDTNLASSTILDSKTSKESLGIVVQYRVKVRAVLGPLNGELFAELPFTLTHSKPPESPERTDRGLPSIEATNGSEPVDIDLIQLHEELEPRYDDDLIFEDFARMRLHGNDSEDQPSPSANLPPSLL from the exons ATGGTAGATGAGGACAAAAAATCGGGCACAAG AGTGTTCAAAAAGACGAGCCCAAATGGAAAAATAACCACATATCTTGGCAAAAGAGATTTTATCGACCGCGGTGACTATGTCGACTTGATAG ATGGAATGGTTTTGATCGACGAGGAGTACATCAAAGACAACAGAAAAGTGACAGCCCATCTGCTAGCAGCTTTCCGATATGGCCGAGAAGACCTCGACGTGTTAGGGCTCACATTTCGAAAGGATTTGATATCAGAGACATTCCAAGTGTATCCACAGACTGATAAATCAATTTCTCGACCGTTGTCTAGACTGCAAGAACGGCTGAAGCGAAAACTTGGTGCAAACGCGTTTCCATTTTGGTTTGAGGTTGCGCCAAAAAGTGCAAGTAGTGTTACTCTACAG ccagCCCCCGGAGACACCGGCAAGCCATGTGGAGTGGACTACGAGCTGAAAACATTTGTGGCAGTAACTGACGGAAGTAGTGGAGAGAAGCCGAAAAAGAG cgCACTTAGCAACACTGTCCGTCTTGCCATCAGAAAACTGACCTACGCACCATTTGAATCCCGTCCCCAGCCAATGGTCGATGTATCCAAGTACTTTATGATGTCCTCAGGACTTCTCCATATGGAGGTCTCCCTGGATAAAGAG ATGTACTACCACGGCGAGTCGATTTCAGTTAATGTGCACATCCAGAACAACAGCAACAAGACGGTCAAGAAGCTGAAGATTTACATCATTCAAGTTGCTGATATTTGTCTCTTCACAACTGCTTCGTATTCCTGCGAGGTTGCCAGGATTGAGAGCAA cGAAGGATTTCCAGTCGGACCAGGCGGCACTCTTTCAAAGGTCTTCGCAGTGTGTCCTCTATTGAGCAACAACAAGGACAAGCGAGGGCTCGCATTGGATGGACAACTCAAGCATGAGGACACTAATTTAGCTTCAAGCACAAT attggACTCTAAAACATCAAAGGAAAGTCTTGGAATTGTAGTTCAATACAGAGTGAAAGTTCGCGCAGTTCTTGGACCACTAAACGGAGAACTGTTCGCCGAGCTGCCGTTCACATTAACACACTCGAAGCCTCCAGAGAGCCCCGAGAGAACG gATCGTGGCCTTCCATCAATCGAAGCAACAAATGGCTCCGAACCAGTCGATATTGATCTCATCCAACTACACGAagaatt agagcCCCGCTACGACGACGATCTAATCTTTGAGGATTTTGCCAGAATGCGTCTCCACGGAAACGATAGTGAAGACCAGCCATCGCCAAGCGCCAACTTGCCGCCAAGCCTTCTATGA
- the apm-3 gene encoding MHD domain-containing protein (Confirmed by transcript evidence) produces the protein MLNSLFFVNSSGDVLLEKHWKSVIHRSICDYFFDIQKKSIHPEDVPPIISTPHHYLINVYQNNLFLVAVITVETPPLMVIEFLHRVIQTFTQYFDEFSDSSMKENCVMVFELLDEMLDNGFPLVTEMNILQDLIKPPNFLRNIANQVTGRTNLSETLPTGQLSNIPWRRQGVKYTNNEAYFDVIEEIDVIVDKQGSTVFAEIQGYVDVCCKLSGMPDLTMTLINPRLLDDVSFHPCVRYKRWENEKVLSFVPPDGNFRLLSYHIAAQNMVAIPIYVRQVISLKPNAGKLDLTVGPKLSMGKVLEDVVLEITMPKCVQNCNLVASHGRIAFDPTTKLLQWTIGKIEVGKPSTLKGSVAVSGTTVAENPPISLKFKINQLVLSGLKVNRLDMYGEKYKPFKGVKYITKAGKFTIRT, from the exons ATGCTGAACAgtctattttttgtaaatagtAGTGG tgatgTATTACTTGAAAAGCATTGGAAATCTGTTATTCATCGATCAATTTGCGATTATTTCTTTGATATTCAGAAAAAG agcattcACCCCGAAGATGTGCCTCCAATAATTTCAACTCCACATCATTATTTGATAAACGTATATCAGAACAACTTATTTCTAGTCGCAGTTATCACAGTTGAAA cacCTCCCCTCATGGTCATCGAATTTTTACACAGAGTAATTCAAACCTTCACACAATACTTTGATGAATTTTCGGATTCTTCTATGAAAGAAAATTGCGTGATGGTTTTTGAG TTGCTCGATGAAATGCTGGACAACGGCTTTCCACTGGTGACGGAAATGAACATCCTTCAAGATTTGATCAAGCCGCCCAACTTTCTGCGCAATATTGCTAATCAGGTCACCGGCCGTACAAACCTTTCTGAAACCCTGCCAACGGGGCAGCTATCAAATATTCCATGGAGGCGACAAGGAGTGAAGTACACAAATAATGAAGCGTATTTTGATGTGATTGAGGAAATTGACGTGATTGTTGATAAGCAAGGATCCACTGTTTTTGCCGAGATTCAGGGATAT GTTGACGTTTGCTGTAAACTGTCCGGAATGCCTGATCTCACAATGACCCTTATCAACCCAAGACTTCTAGATGATGTATCCTTCCATCCATGTGTCAGATACAAGCGCTGGGAG aacgagAAGGTTCTTTCATTTGTTCCTCCAGATGGCAACTTTCGTCTGTTGTCCTATCATATTGCTGCACAAAA tatGGTTGCCATTCCAATCTACGTTAGACAAGTGATCTCCTTGAAACCAAATGCTGGAAAACTTGACCTCACAGTTGGACCAAAGCTAAGCATGGGTAAAGTG CTGGAAGACGTTGTTCTTGAAATCACAATGCCAAAATGTGTACAAAACTGCAATTTGGTGGCGAGTCACGGAAGAATCGCGTTCGACCCGACGACTAAACTATTGCAATGGAccattggaaaaattgaagtcgGAAAACCATCAACACTCAAAGGATCAGTTGCTGTGAGCGGAACTACTGTTGCAGAGAATCCAccaatttcactgaaattcaaaattaaccaGTTGGTTCTGTCCGGATTAAAG GTCAATCGTTTGGATATGTACGGCGAAAAGTACAAGCCGTTCAAGGGTGTGAAATATATAACGAAAGCCGGTAAATTCACAATTCGCACTTAG